One window of Manihot esculenta cultivar AM560-2 chromosome 17, M.esculenta_v8, whole genome shotgun sequence genomic DNA carries:
- the LOC110605514 gene encoding uncharacterized CRM domain-containing protein At3g25440, chloroplastic isoform X1: MFAIGSIRGSIIVGLKTTIRRESLVWYSFLVQKEPNGSSFLQVTSVTPSLDYIPFVHLRSYGTALPFQETPNVSSPYFLRTQRFNAFAGHSFLANQIHGRFMSSASIELKTDSTVVRFSISKQHDKNGSSEKGKKTTKRVKMSRKAKLNELRFYRLKAKKKMNSPNPEVRIRYKLEKAKRKEAWLIEKLRKFEVPKMPAETYDPEILTEEEKHYLKRTGEKKKNFILVGRRGVFGGVVLNMHLHWKKHETVKVICKPCKPGQIHEYAEELTRLSKGIVIDIKPNNTIIFYRGKNYVQPEVMSPQDTLSKQKALEKYRYEQSLEHTSHFIEKLENELQEYHDHVARYKKEKEAHDSSPLSTKNGNLSNSRIKS; encoded by the exons ATCAGAGGCAGCATCATTGTTGGACTTAAAACCACTATCAGAAG GGAATCTTTAGTTTGGTACAGTTTTCTAGTTCAGAAGGAGCCCAATGGCTCATCATTTCTCCAAGTAACTTCTGTTACTCCATCTCTTGACTACATTCCCTTTGTGCACCTGAGAAGTTACGGAACTGCATTACCTTTTCAAGAGACACCAAATGTATCCTCTCCTTATTTTTTACGGACACAAAGGTTTAATGCATTTGCTGGTCATAGTTTTCTCGCAAATCAGATACATGGAAGATTCATGAGCAGTGCATCGATTGAGCTGAAGACAGACAGTACTGTTGTCAGGTTTTCCATTAGTAAGCAGCATGATAAAAATGGTTCTTCAGAAAAGGGGAAGAAGACCACCAAACGGGTTAAAATGTCAAGAAAGGCCAAACTGAATGAACTCAGGTTCTACCGTCTCAAGGCCAAAAAGAAGATGAATTCCCCAAATCCAGAAGTTCGGATTAGATATAAACTTGAAAAG GCCAAGAGAAAGGAGGCATGGTTGATTGagaagttgaggaaatttgAGGTTCCCAAAATGCCAGCTGAAACATATGATCCTGAAATATTAACCGAAGAAGAGAAGCATTATCTCAAGCGTAcaggagagaagaagaaaaacttTATTCTAGTTGGAAGACGAGGAGTATTCGGAGGTGTTGTTCTCAATATGCATCTTCATTGGAAGAAGCATGAAACTGTGAAGGTTATCTGTAAACCTTGCAAGCCAGGGCAAATTCATGAATATGCTGAAGAGCTCACTCGACTAAGCAAAGGCATTGTGATtgacataaaacctaacaatacTATTATATTCTATAGAGGAAAGAACTATGTTCAACCAGAAGTTATGTCCCCCCAAGATACCCTCTCTAAACAGAAG GCCCTGGAAAAGTATAGGTATGAGCAATCCCTAGAGCATACAAGTCATTTcattgaaaaattggagaaCGAACTTCAAGAGTATCATGATCATGTTGCTCGTtacaaaaaagagaaagaagcaCACGACTCGTCTCCATTGTCGACGAAGAATGGCAATCTTTCCAACTCCagaataaaaagttaa
- the LOC110605514 gene encoding uncharacterized CRM domain-containing protein At3g25440, chloroplastic isoform X2, producing the protein MFAIGSIRGSIIVGLKTTIRRESLVWYSFLVQKEPNGSSFLQVTSVTPSLDYIPFVHLRSYGTALPFQETPNVSSPYFLRTQRFNAFAGHSFLANQIHGRFMSSASIELKTDSTVVRFSISKQHDKNGSSEKGKKTTKRVKMSRKAKLNELRFYRLKAKKKMNSPNPEVRIRYKLEKAKRKEAWLIEKLRKFEVPKMPAETYDPEILTEEEKHYLKRTGEKKKNFILVGRRGVFGGVVLNMHLHWKKHETVKVICKPCKPGQIHEYAEELTRLSKGIVIDIKPNNTIIFYRGKNYVQPEVMSPQDTLSKQKYEDAMNHNCS; encoded by the exons ATCAGAGGCAGCATCATTGTTGGACTTAAAACCACTATCAGAAG GGAATCTTTAGTTTGGTACAGTTTTCTAGTTCAGAAGGAGCCCAATGGCTCATCATTTCTCCAAGTAACTTCTGTTACTCCATCTCTTGACTACATTCCCTTTGTGCACCTGAGAAGTTACGGAACTGCATTACCTTTTCAAGAGACACCAAATGTATCCTCTCCTTATTTTTTACGGACACAAAGGTTTAATGCATTTGCTGGTCATAGTTTTCTCGCAAATCAGATACATGGAAGATTCATGAGCAGTGCATCGATTGAGCTGAAGACAGACAGTACTGTTGTCAGGTTTTCCATTAGTAAGCAGCATGATAAAAATGGTTCTTCAGAAAAGGGGAAGAAGACCACCAAACGGGTTAAAATGTCAAGAAAGGCCAAACTGAATGAACTCAGGTTCTACCGTCTCAAGGCCAAAAAGAAGATGAATTCCCCAAATCCAGAAGTTCGGATTAGATATAAACTTGAAAAG GCCAAGAGAAAGGAGGCATGGTTGATTGagaagttgaggaaatttgAGGTTCCCAAAATGCCAGCTGAAACATATGATCCTGAAATATTAACCGAAGAAGAGAAGCATTATCTCAAGCGTAcaggagagaagaagaaaaacttTATTCTAGTTGGAAGACGAGGAGTATTCGGAGGTGTTGTTCTCAATATGCATCTTCATTGGAAGAAGCATGAAACTGTGAAGGTTATCTGTAAACCTTGCAAGCCAGGGCAAATTCATGAATATGCTGAAGAGCTCACTCGACTAAGCAAAGGCATTGTGATtgacataaaacctaacaatacTATTATATTCTATAGAGGAAAGAACTATGTTCAACCAGAAGTTATGTCCCCCCAAGATACCCTCTCTAAACAGAAG TATGAAGATGCCATGAATCACAATTGTAGTTAA